One part of the Solanum dulcamara chromosome 8, daSolDulc1.2, whole genome shotgun sequence genome encodes these proteins:
- the LOC129899987 gene encoding uncharacterized protein LOC129899987, with protein MASFETLYVHPALVVSNIKNHVPITLEMENVQYSTWAELFKIHARSHRVIDHIIPPTAGKEKRPQQEEDKELWSTLDATVLQWLYATISHDLLHTILEPDTTTMEAWNRLRDIFQDNKHSRVVTLKYDFTHVDMANFPNVSVYCQHLKSLVDQLKNVGSSVANDRLVLQLVFGLTEPYQGVATLIRECDPLPQFYQARWMLTLEEAGRAKKGSQSSSATLVARSSEGPTDIFDNSSSHRHNSGGKGHHNRNNNGGRSRGSHSSRGDGRGVGHFPTK; from the coding sequence atggcgtcATTTGAGACTTTGTATGTTCATCCTGCTCTTGTTGTCTCCaacatcaagaaccatgttcCCATCACTCTTGAGATGGAGAATGTCCAATATTCCACTTGGGCGGAACTATTTAAGATTCATGCACGATCCCATCGGGTAATTGATCATATTATTCCTCCGACGGCAGGAAAGGAGAAACGACCTCAACAAGAGGAGGACAAAGAACTTTGGTCCACCCTTGATGCCACCGTTCTCCAATGGCTCTACGCTACTATCTCTCATGATCTGTTGCATACAATTTTGGAACCTGACACCACGACGATGGAGGCTTGGAATCGCTTGCGTGATATCTTCCAAGATAACAAACACTCTCGTGTTGTCACCCTTAAGTACGACTTCACTCATGTCGACATGGCCAATTTTCCCAATGTCTCTGTCTATTGTCAACATCTCAAATCTCTGGTGGATCAACTCAAGAATGTTGGCTCTTCAGTGGCTAACGATCGTCTAGTTCTTCAATTGGTCTTTGGCCTTACCGAGCCCTACCAAGGTGTGGCGACTCTTATTCGCGAATGCGACCCTTTGCCACAATTTTATCAAGCCCGTTGGATGCTCACTCTTGAAGAAGCTGGCCGTGCTAAGAAAGGATCCCAAAGTTCCTCCGCTACATTAGTTGCTCGCTCGTCCGAAGGTCCCActgatatttttgataattcCTCTTCCCACCGCCATAATAGTGGTGGAAAGGGGCATCACAACCGCAACAATAATGGAGGCAGATCTCGTGGCAGCCATAGCAGTCGTGGCGACGGTAGAGGAGTTggtcactttcccacaaaatga